The window TCAGTTCAAGTCATTCTTGGGTTTGACGTCATACTATCACCATATTGTTCCATCCTACGCCGCTGTTGCTGAACCATTGAAGCCAATACTTAGAGAAAACACTCTGTTTCAGTAGACTGTCCCTCAGCAAAAAGCTTTTGATAGTCTGAAACAACATTTTACGTTAGGGCCGCTTCTTGTTCATCCTGACTGGAGTAAGCCATTTAAGTAAAAGCGGTTGCTTCTGATCTTGCTATAGCCGCTATCTTGGCTCAGGTCGACGACCACGACAAGGAACATGTCATTTCTTATGCTAGTCGCAAGCTATATGCAGCCGAACGTCGATACGATACCTGCAAGAAAGAGTTTCGGACGTTCTGTACGGAGGAGTGTTTTCGGAATTGTCTTCTTGGTGTTCACTTCACGTTGGAGACAGATCACGCTAATCTCCGATGGCTAATGACTGCTAATCATCAAGCAGTTCGTTTAGCTCAATGGGTTCTGAGACTTCAAGAACTTGATTGCACGATCCGTCACAACCTGGGCAAAGCAAATACTAACGCTGACGCTCTGTCTCGCTTACAGAGCGACACATTTGTGAAGCAGACTTCTAATGTCCCTGTcctcactgttgattaaaACAGTATTGCTCTTTCGACTCGTGATAAAAtccagcaacaacaaaaaactgaCCGCTTTTTCATGTTATCCTCGACTTTCTGAAACACCCTCAAACAAGGGAAGCTTCTCCAGAAGTTAAGCAGGCTCTTCACGATTCCGGCACTATTTCGATTGACTCCAGTACTGGTCTACTTATGTAACTGCTATTGTCAACGGACGTCGTTGGCATCTATCTATATTACCACCAGCCGCCGCTCTACTAGCTATGAAAGCTTTACGGTCTGCCGATCGCCGGTCACCTTGGGTACAAAAAGACCTATTACCATACTCGTTTACAGTTCTACTGGAAAGATATGGCGCAAGACATCAAGGCATTCGTTCGCTCGTGTCTTCCTTGCCAGTCACGTAAGCTTCCTTTACCTCGTCACTTGGGTTATCTACAACTGCTCAGTGCATCTCGTCATTTTAAAACTGTTTGTGTTAACATTTTCGGTCCACTGCTACGCATCAATTAAGAAAACCGTTACGTGGTCGTGATGGCTAACAGGCTTCCAGATGGACCGAGTTTGCCCCAGTTCCAGACATTACTACGGCTAATGTTGCTGATGCTTTTGTCAACTCCATCGTCCATCGTCATTGCCGAACCACGTCATCTCTGACCGTGGAACCCAATTCACTTCCAATCTATTTCGACGCTTGGCAACTCGTCTTGGTATCGATAAGCTCTTTACCGGTGCCTATCACCCACGGAGCAATGGTCAAGTTGAACGAATAAATCGATACTTTGATGCAGCTCTGACCGCATACGTCAATGAGCATCAAGACGACTGGGATAGTTATCTAGAAACCCTCGCTTTTGCATACCGCACTATCTTCCTTTATGCCATTAGCAACACTCCTTTCTACCTGGTGCATGGCCCAATCCTCGGCTACAAGCTGATGTTTCGTCCGGTACCCCTCTCTATCTTGACGTCGATGTCCACCAGTACGGTTAGTCGCTCACCCAATACTTCAACGACACTTACACAGCTGCTCGTCTTGCCCAAGACAAATCgaattatttatgtatatatatatatatatatatatatatatatatatatatatatatgtatatatattatgtaatcTAATCTGCCTGTGCGAAGAACGGGCTATTCAAATAATATAGCGGTATATATGGATATATTCAGCtagtatgtaggtatgtatgtcttGGGATGAATAACCGATGTAGGTATATATAGGTATAAGTTACGGTAGGTAGGTAGTTAAGTAGGTGTAATCATTTCTACATATATGTAGAAAGTGAAATCTCCAAGGTAGGCTATATAAATTATGTCCGTATATGTTTATGACAACAGCCAAAAGATGGTTTATAGCACTTCATCCCCATCCCCTCCAGGTGAGTCAACTCGCTCTCAGATGATATTGGTATTATAGATAGGCAAGACAACCAGAGACAACATTTCTTTCCTGACATACATTTCCTAACACTAATCAGAAGAAACACACAAAGCAAACTAACAATAATACGGTAAAGTAATTATGATTGAAGCTGTTCATATGTAAACCGTTCAATCGAGTCCTGTaataatgtaaattttatgaTAGTATTGAACTATGTATCAAGGATAGAAAGACACTTTCTTACAGCCATATGAAGACACGTCAACAGGTGTAGTCAAATTGTGTGATATATCTCTTATGAATTGTTCCTCCAAGTTGAAAAGATGATGTGTACTTATAGTGTGAAGATCTCTGTAGTATGCATACAACTCTCCCTCTGCCGCACCAAATCCGTAAACATCAACCTCTTCGCACAATCTCAAAGCGAACAGAATGGCATACAATCCCGACGTTGGCATTCTTTTACTCTTAACACCATACAATTGTCTGTACGTTGTCAAAATAGATCGCGTAGTGTCCATAAGTTCCACCGATGTTGCATAGAGAGGACTATGTGTTGCGCATAATCGACCAGCAGAAGTAATCTTACCATGATGTTTACATCGAACCAATAGCGTTTTACGGTTTATGTTTCGTAGACATGTAAACTCACTTAGGGTTGCTACATTAAGTATTGCCACGTCAGGCATGCGTCTCCCGACATATTTCTCGTATGGATGAATCGGAGCGTTATTTAACCGTATGACAACTTCATGTCCGTCAATATCATCACCGTAACTACGACTCAATAACCTTCCTGATGACCCGACTAGAGCGCACGATCTCGATCGTTTCATGAGAAGACTGGTGGTTTGAAAGACAGCCTTGTCAGCAAGCACAATCGCTGGAGACAATTCTGGTCTTCTATGACAAAGAAGAAGAGGTGTCTTGCTTTGACAGCCAAATTCGTCCCACAGCGTCGTTGATTTATTGGTAAAACTTTGACTGCTGCTCAATTCTTGTTCGAGCAATTTCTTAAATTTAGGGGGTTTTGAGTTAAATGACAGGTTATAGATGTAACCGCCATTGCGATAACGGTAGAAAATTGAGACAAAAAGTACCAAAAATATGGTAGTTACTATAACGCAGAGACATTCTTTCCTTGAATGGCAAACAGTCAAAATGTTGAACACCGAATTACTAAACAGcacaaaaattgtaaaattaaCAAGTAATATTTAACGTTTGTAAAGTAGTGACATGTTCTTTGTTATTACAACCTGACTTCCCATTTATTTAAAATAGCAAATATAAAATGGATtaatatttacttaattaattattgtgcGCATGcactaacttaattaatcataaatatatttatcaaGAAGGCTATAGCTTCTGTAAGCATTCAAATATCTTGTTATAGATGGGAGGTTATAACCAACTTATCGAAACGCTAGAATAGAGAAGAATCGCAAATGTTTGTTACTAAACTTTCTTTGACGAAGACGGCATAAATACCACCTTTCTTAAATACCACCTGTTTTAGGAAATCTATACGTTGTGAAATACGGTCTCCTCGTGATTTCTTTAATCTTTACTAAGtaatattgtattgtgtttcacAAGTACTGTAGTATGAAATTCTCATACATTCCTTAGCAGTCAAACTTTGGACACCTATCTACCGTTTCTTAGCGTGGAGCACTCCTACTGGAGCGTGGCGCAGCGCCGCACTGCAACGCTGTAAGGAGAACCCTACTCTTATATATTTACGCGGCACTAAGTAGTACAgactcgcgtagccagacacTATGACCGCGTCACACCCGTCGGCTTGACATCTAGAACACGATCGTAGTTGTCTATTCCGCGTCTACATTGAGCATACAAGAATCATAGGAATCATTTCAAGATCTAAATTTCTCTACAAATACTTGACACGGAGACGAGACAAGTCAATAGTCGTAGGGACAAGTCTCAAATTCGCAACTTACGTTACGACTTTCATCCAACAAGCTAAGACATACATATGTTAAAGAGAACTTAACATTAATACAAACCGCAGTTGTTGGCCATCGATTAGACGTGGCTAACCGAAAGAAGTTAGCGAAAGGAAAGTCAAGGTAGGCGTGGCCGTAAACCATCTTTCCATGAGATTGGCGTTATCCTTACGTTAAATTATCAAACGGAATTAATATGTAGAGACGTTTAGCTAACTGAGACTCTTCCTTTATGCATACAACGCCGCCTACAACAATAAAACCAACCgtgttagcgcgcgttagcagCATCCTTTCCCTGATAAGAGTTGTCGAATTTTGTTTCGTGATGAATCAGATGACGTTTTCTTTGTGTCATTATTTTTCTGTAAAATATTTCTAGCAATATCTGCACCGTTTGAGTTTACCTACGTCATGTGGACCAAAATTGATCTAAAAACGGTCAATTGATGTGCGCAAAGTTTCCACCTATTCGCATGGTTCCATAACTTTCTCTTTAGCTGGTGCTGACGAAACCGCATCAAAAACAGTCAAATCAAAGCTTTTGTATCTAATAGCAGGCCCGAAGGAAGCAACTGGACAGTGGAGCAGCCTAGCGCGCATTAGAGGGTGTGGCTTAGCGCACGCCAGGGTGGGTTGGCTGGGCATGTACAGGTGCAACCACGAGTACTGCTTGAACCACGCTGGCTAAAAAGCTCCATTGGAGACTTGCTTCTTTCTAAACTGACGTTTGAGGAATTTGGAAGTGGAAAGCTGGTGGGGTACTTCACTATTAGGAGGAAGCTCGCATTCGACGTTCGATGGCAACAAAGTTGACAACGCCATGACACATCTGTGAGTAGTGAGCATGGGCACAGATGCTGTCACAGAGGTCGGGGAATATAGTCCAGGTAACAAAAAAGAAGTCTTACGAGATTTCAAAACAGCCACCAATTAGTAGAGCCGCAATCCGGTAGATGAccaaaaatattattttatttaatcacctctACCCTTAGACCCAAAGTATGCGGCAATCGTTTGCTGACTAAAGTCgagttttcaaaaagtggagcggccatggccgctgctgccgctgcgACTCCGTCGGCCCTGAATAGAAGCTGGCACTTCTCCTGTAGACGCTATTGCATTagatgttgttgtggtggtcGACGGTACGGCGGTCCCCTAGCTGCCTATCTCTTTTCCCAGCAATTTCATTTTCCTGTTCTTGCAGAGCGTGTGTTTTCAATAGTTACAGCGCCGTTTATCCGGAAGTCGACCAATTGACTTTGTGGTGGACCAGTATCGTACTGTTTTATCAAGAACTGTAAACGACATAAGCGATAGCGCTCTGGATAAGTGCGCATTTCGATACTTCACAGTATTCAGCCTCTTTCTGGTCAGTGGGGAAAATTCCTCTCAAACGGCGATAACAAAACGGAGATGGTACAGTTCTTTGTCAAGAATGGCAACAGCAAAACATGCAGTGTAACTGTCTAGTTTAACAATTGATTGTTTGCCACAGTGGGGAGCATGTGCTACTTTATCTAGCACAGAATGAAAGGCAGTAGCAGTCACTAAAGTGGATGGTCTATGCGGCTGCTCTCATGAAGAAGCTGACACACGCCTACTGTTGTGTGATGCGCATGCTGCATACAATGCATACTCTAGTCAGGTATTGCTATTTGTACACTATACCGCAGTCTTAGACTTTACTTTACTGTCGTACTGAAACGAAGCAAGGCACCAAGTTTACCCACTTCATACTGTAGCAGTAAACTTGGAGAAGAAGTGTGCTTGGCTTTGGTGGGATTGCATACTTTCACTGGATGTGACTCAACGAGCGCCTTCATATACGCAAAGGAAAGAAaacagttccgttgtaacgacaggaggtatggtatttactgacatagaaattaatatcggcaaacattga of the Corticium candelabrum chromosome 2, ooCorCand1.1, whole genome shotgun sequence genome contains:
- the LOC134198505 gene encoding uncharacterized protein LOC134198505; protein product: MNSSNSVFNILTVCHSRKECLCVIVTTIFLVLFVSIFYRYRNGGYIYNLSFNSKPPKFKKLLEQELSSSQSFTNKSTTLWDEFGCQSKTPLLLCHRRPELSPAIVLADKAVFQTTSLLMKRSRSCALVGSSGRLLSRSYGDDIDGHEVVIRLNNAPIHPYEKYVGRRMPDVAILNVATLSEFTCLRNINRKTLLVRCKHHGKITSAGRLCATHSPLYATSVELMDTTRSILTTYRQLYGVKSKRMPTSGLYAILFALRLCEEVDVYGFGAAEGELYAYYRDLHTISTHHLFNLEEQFIRDISHNLTTPVDVSSYGCKKVSFYP